A region from the Verrucomicrobiia bacterium genome encodes:
- a CDS encoding LamG domain-containing protein, giving the protein MSSFHPIAPALLLLPVAVLALSLPTLAQPAMPHRVATDAGGGNLPGVSGFELFRNGIYWWKSGAQNSEVARREGTLVVNAALGIRAPIEWVAPASRYLGRGYDFSIDGAVRDDLFIHYAANGLLRRKPIASDFTDALADSTRFLVDRFSGNPPQFSRVPVAANGAVLLWRGDLWSSHAANGQFTIHRPGPLTSFVSFSAAGGPVKRMAVVEVLQNNGSRLKDSLLVLTQDRLLYLFDLDPFNGTPHLLARNVWDFGVRNESTLGGGGLIIARNHTTAIYAATGDLSSSRINGRLLRFSARDRTFTVAYNTQSPNLQVRGVAVTADRLYLTVTPLDCGGGFGCRYRDHDAQILSRHAPAHSDFVSGSFGTIADRLTAGGSLEGFHLRSDRRWLYWTTGDDIWRIPADAQPIERDFEVLGLEVVQTTQDLDNSTRLVANRPTVVRAYARLARDTTGVGRYAVNGQLRVFLDGQPLPGSPLSPINQPTIGATGNLATLRSGADNGFLFELPAHWVQRGRLRVEFTVNPGMGIPETGPNPLGNNTVPSADIEVLQSGSPCLVFVPVHTAAPNYDPRDPASGFGAILARAHSLLPVDRFRFALKGDRISRPVVRIKSGPLGLPYPAIDYEPFDVSGGYEDVMTWLSLYSAFERDPRDCGDTHYVGTVHWLANTTSAAGSVALGLANRPDTGVGVDLVVKMEPPGVIPGVPPWGDPRGGETLAHELGHNYTLRHIDQTLSPLGCDGGRPLRAGAYPLDACTIGIVNAATLTSELADRTTQYGFDPLTGNVIGPTNAADLMSYRSSTWLSKPTFDTLLGRIPGVRGAAAPHLANARIEPLPETVVLVHGTLDLLLNTAVFRPCYRLPTATFDPAKVASSLHPPPVAHDWRLLWVDAGGTPLGEFPLLWERAEDGDPNRAVWTQFLPDRPGAAHLEIRRGGVLVAECRPSGASPSVKLRPPSLDAATHRLTVEWQGFDPDGDPLVYAIQFSADDGAAWQTLQVGYPYESFATDTRLLPGGHACRLRVVASDGFHAGWTESEPFSLPRHAPVVVLNGIQDGERFPFGAVPRLTAVAYDAEDGSLDPARLHWQLDGPQARTEIGTAVALRDLPPGPYVIQVTAVDADGQAGQASVFFEIEPIIIPATAAPVLDGDCGDPAYADAPLVRLALANGGYVNGRMIQADGALHACVSDLRFGVSSAAPASVGLRVDRRANREAPPEPADLPGFFVDEYGTPFVRHGDAMATPETGFVGVVVRGESRWSAELRIPNALLGGWNRETSVLLIHAGSSDPVADRTWPPDARGDRPERWSPASLGPRATPANRSPVAVARGPSMGVPIAGARVHLDGTGSFDPDGDPIAYEWTQVAGPTVALDGSSTAAPSFVAPDLPGETAFRFRLVVRDATLASEPAEATVVSVPVVAAPAPVPAGGSNAAGLPGEGTPFTLLWPGAPGDRCAIQASHNLIDWEASGFATVDYLGRIRFFVAAADRSGHRFYRAVAAPLPIPTDPLGALAFNGVDGFVEVAHRAELNAYPLTLAAWVRTSRNEPMVDGIVGKYADGSLNGYALFLHAGRLRAFYFGPQGGRIWDGGLGLDGGPVADGEWHHVALVVDAAGGRLIVDGTQTASLPWTGTPGPPTTTAPLRMGRYHTYPNALLGHLDEVVLWNVPRTAADLDALRHLRLSADAPPQPLALWHFDEGEGLSTVDATPNGFLGLLRGGVEWIRSEVPLGSGSDWPTGGGSW; this is encoded by the coding sequence ATGTCGTCGTTCCATCCGATTGCCCCGGCGCTGCTTCTCCTGCCCGTCGCCGTTCTCGCGCTTTCCCTTCCGACCCTTGCCCAGCCAGCCATGCCGCATCGCGTGGCCACCGACGCCGGTGGCGGAAATCTTCCGGGCGTGAGCGGGTTCGAGTTGTTCCGGAACGGGATCTACTGGTGGAAGAGCGGTGCCCAGAACAGCGAAGTGGCCCGGCGTGAGGGCACCCTGGTGGTGAATGCAGCCCTTGGGATCCGCGCCCCGATCGAGTGGGTGGCCCCCGCCTCGCGTTACCTGGGCCGGGGATATGACTTCTCGATCGACGGCGCGGTGCGGGACGATCTGTTCATCCACTACGCCGCCAACGGACTTCTGCGCCGCAAGCCCATTGCCTCCGACTTCACCGATGCCCTCGCCGACTCCACCCGGTTCCTGGTGGACCGGTTCTCCGGCAACCCGCCCCAGTTCAGCCGGGTGCCCGTCGCGGCCAACGGGGCCGTCCTCCTGTGGCGTGGTGACCTCTGGTCCTCGCACGCCGCCAACGGCCAGTTCACCATCCATCGTCCGGGTCCCCTGACGAGTTTCGTGTCCTTCTCGGCTGCCGGTGGTCCGGTGAAACGGATGGCGGTCGTGGAAGTGCTCCAGAACAACGGCTCCCGGCTGAAGGACTCCCTGCTGGTCCTCACCCAGGACCGGCTCCTGTACCTGTTTGACCTCGATCCCTTCAACGGCACCCCGCACCTGCTGGCCCGCAACGTCTGGGACTTCGGGGTCCGCAACGAATCCACCCTCGGCGGCGGCGGCCTGATCATCGCCCGCAACCACACCACCGCGATCTACGCCGCCACCGGGGACCTGTCGTCGTCGCGCATCAACGGACGACTCCTCCGCTTCTCCGCCCGCGACCGCACCTTCACGGTCGCCTACAACACGCAGAGCCCGAACCTCCAGGTCCGCGGCGTCGCCGTCACTGCCGACCGGCTCTACCTCACCGTGACCCCCCTCGACTGCGGGGGTGGCTTCGGCTGTCGGTACCGGGATCACGATGCCCAGATCCTCAGTCGCCATGCCCCGGCGCACAGCGACTTCGTATCCGGCAGTTTCGGCACCATCGCGGATCGCCTCACCGCCGGCGGATCGCTCGAAGGGTTTCACCTCCGTTCCGACCGGCGTTGGCTGTACTGGACCACCGGCGACGACATCTGGCGCATTCCCGCCGACGCCCAGCCCATCGAACGCGACTTTGAGGTCCTCGGCCTCGAGGTTGTGCAGACGACGCAGGATCTGGACAACTCCACGCGCCTGGTGGCCAACCGGCCCACCGTGGTCCGCGCCTATGCCCGGCTGGCCCGGGACACCACCGGCGTCGGACGCTATGCGGTCAACGGTCAACTGCGCGTATTCCTCGACGGGCAGCCCCTGCCCGGCTCGCCCCTTTCGCCGATCAACCAGCCCACGATTGGTGCCACCGGCAATCTCGCCACACTCCGGTCCGGGGCGGACAACGGCTTCCTCTTCGAACTCCCCGCCCACTGGGTCCAACGGGGCCGCCTCCGGGTCGAGTTCACTGTCAATCCCGGCATGGGCATCCCCGAGACCGGTCCGAATCCGCTCGGCAACAACACCGTTCCCTCCGCCGACATCGAAGTCCTGCAAAGCGGCTCGCCCTGCCTTGTCTTCGTCCCCGTCCACACCGCCGCCCCCAATTACGACCCGCGCGACCCGGCATCGGGATTCGGTGCGATCCTCGCCCGCGCCCATTCCCTCCTGCCGGTGGACCGCTTCCGGTTTGCGCTCAAGGGGGACCGCATCAGCCGGCCGGTCGTGAGGATCAAGTCCGGGCCGCTGGGACTCCCCTACCCCGCCATCGACTACGAGCCGTTCGATGTTTCGGGCGGGTACGAGGACGTCATGACCTGGCTCTCGCTCTATTCCGCCTTCGAACGCGACCCCCGCGACTGCGGCGACACCCACTACGTGGGAACCGTCCACTGGCTCGCCAACACCACCTCGGCCGCCGGATCCGTGGCGCTCGGCCTCGCAAATCGCCCGGACACCGGGGTGGGCGTCGATCTCGTCGTCAAGATGGAACCGCCCGGCGTCATCCCGGGTGTCCCCCCGTGGGGAGATCCCCGGGGCGGCGAAACCCTGGCCCACGAACTCGGCCACAACTACACCCTCCGCCACATCGACCAGACCCTGTCGCCCCTGGGCTGCGACGGCGGACGTCCCCTCCGGGCCGGTGCCTATCCCCTCGACGCCTGCACCATCGGCATCGTGAATGCGGCGACCCTGACCTCGGAACTCGCCGACCGCACCACCCAGTACGGGTTCGATCCCCTGACCGGCAACGTCATCGGCCCCACCAACGCCGCCGACCTGATGAGCTACCGGTCCTCCACCTGGCTGTCCAAACCCACCTTCGACACCCTCCTCGGACGCATCCCCGGCGTTCGAGGCGCCGCCGCACCGCACCTCGCGAATGCCCGCATCGAACCCCTTCCCGAGACCGTCGTGCTGGTCCACGGAACGCTCGATCTCCTCCTGAACACCGCGGTCTTCCGCCCCTGCTACCGGCTCCCCACCGCGACCTTCGACCCCGCCAAGGTCGCTTCCTCCCTCCATCCGCCCCCCGTCGCCCACGACTGGAGGCTTCTCTGGGTGGATGCCGGCGGAACTCCGCTGGGCGAGTTCCCGCTCCTCTGGGAACGCGCCGAGGACGGCGACCCGAACCGGGCCGTGTGGACGCAGTTCCTTCCCGACCGGCCCGGGGCCGCCCACCTCGAGATCCGCCGCGGCGGGGTCCTCGTCGCCGAGTGCCGGCCGTCGGGCGCCTCGCCCTCGGTCAAGCTGCGTCCGCCGTCCCTCGATGCCGCCACCCATCGGCTCACGGTGGAATGGCAGGGCTTCGATCCCGACGGCGACCCGCTCGTCTATGCCATCCAGTTCAGCGCCGATGACGGGGCTGCCTGGCAGACCCTGCAGGTCGGTTATCCCTACGAAAGTTTCGCCACCGACACCCGGCTCCTGCCGGGCGGCCACGCCTGCCGCCTCCGGGTTGTCGCCAGCGACGGTTTCCACGCCGGGTGGACCGAGTCCGAACCGTTCTCCCTCCCGCGTCATGCGCCGGTGGTGGTTCTGAACGGCATCCAGGACGGCGAACGGTTCCCGTTCGGTGCCGTCCCGCGACTCACCGCGGTGGCGTACGACGCCGAGGACGGCAGCCTCGATCCCGCCCGGCTCCACTGGCAGCTCGACGGTCCCCAGGCCCGCACCGAAATCGGAACGGCCGTCGCCCTGCGCGATCTGCCGCCCGGCCCCTATGTCATCCAGGTGACCGCGGTGGATGCCGACGGCCAGGCCGGCCAGGCCTCCGTCTTCTTCGAGATCGAACCCATCATCATCCCCGCCACTGCCGCGCCGGTCCTCGACGGCGATTGCGGGGACCCTGCCTATGCCGACGCGCCCCTCGTGCGCCTGGCGCTCGCGAACGGCGGGTACGTCAACGGACGCATGATCCAGGCCGACGGCGCGCTTCATGCCTGCGTCTCCGACCTGCGATTCGGCGTCTCGTCGGCAGCACCCGCCAGTGTCGGCCTTCGTGTGGACCGGCGGGCGAATCGCGAGGCCCCCCCGGAACCCGCGGATCTGCCCGGGTTCTTTGTGGACGAGTACGGAACGCCCTTCGTGCGGCACGGCGACGCCATGGCCACCCCGGAGACGGGATTCGTCGGCGTTGTCGTGCGCGGTGAGTCCCGTTGGAGCGCCGAACTCCGGATCCCGAATGCCCTGCTCGGCGGCTGGAACCGGGAGACCTCCGTGCTCCTGATCCATGCCGGCTCCTCCGATCCCGTCGCCGATCGCACCTGGCCGCCGGACGCACGCGGGGACCGACCCGAACGCTGGTCCCCGGCGTCGCTGGGTCCCCGGGCGACACCCGCCAATCGTTCGCCCGTCGCCGTCGCCAGGGGACCGTCCATGGGCGTCCCGATCGCCGGCGCCCGCGTCCACCTCGACGGCACCGGCAGCTTCGATCCGGACGGTGACCCGATCGCCTACGAATGGACTCAAGTCGCCGGCCCCACGGTGGCGCTCGACGGCTCGTCCACCGCCGCCCCGTCGTTCGTGGCGCCGGACCTACCCGGGGAGACGGCATTCCGATTCCGGCTCGTCGTGCGCGACGCCACACTCGCCAGCGAGCCCGCCGAGGCGACCGTTGTCTCAGTCCCCGTGGTGGCCGCGCCGGCACCGGTGCCGGCGGGGGGTTCGAACGCCGCCGGGCTTCCGGGCGAAGGCACCCCGTTCACCCTACTCTGGCCCGGCGCCCCGGGAGACCGGTGCGCCATCCAGGCCAGCCACAACCTCATCGACTGGGAGGCGTCCGGCTTCGCCACCGTCGATTACCTCGGTCGCATCCGGTTCTTCGTGGCCGCGGCGGACCGGTCCGGGCACCGGTTCTACCGTGCCGTCGCGGCCCCCCTGCCCATCCCGACCGATCCCCTGGGCGCCCTCGCCTTCAACGGCGTGGACGGCTTCGTGGAAGTCGCCCATCGCGCCGAACTCAACGCCTACCCCCTCACCCTGGCCGCCTGGGTCCGGACCTCCCGCAACGAGCCCATGGTGGACGGCATCGTCGGCAAGTATGCCGACGGCTCGTTGAACGGGTACGCCCTGTTCCTTCACGCCGGACGACTCCGCGCCTTCTATTTCGGGCCCCAGGGCGGCCGGATCTGGGACGGTGGCCTCGGTCTCGACGGCGGTCCCGTTGCCGACGGCGAATGGCACCATGTCGCCCTGGTGGTCGATGCGGCAGGTGGACGACTGATCGTGGACGGAACCCAGACCGCCTCCCTCCCCTGGACCGGGACGCCGGGCCCGCCCACCACCACCGCGCCCTTGCGAATGGGCCGCTATCACACCTATCCCAACGCGCTCCTCGGCCACCTCGATGAAGTCGTTCTGTGGAACGTCCCCCGCACGGCCGCCGATCTCGACGCCCTCCGCCACCTGCGGCTCTCCGCCGATGCCCCGCCGCAACCCCTGGCCCTGTGGCACTTCGACGAAGGCGAGGGACTGTCCACCGTGGACGCCACCCCCAACGGTTTCCTGGGACTTCTTCGGGGCGGCGTCGAGTGGATACGATCGGAAGTGCCCCTGGGTTCGGGATCGGACTGGCCCACGGGCGGCGGATCCTGGTAA
- a CDS encoding YjbQ family protein, whose protein sequence is MVNAMHITASVFINDDESGLHHDYETWLETLAPHAPTTRYQHNRTGEDNADAHLKRQIMGREVVVAITGGKLDFGPWEQIFYGRFQHPDWVVQGSHPPASPIMADARHLGGDGRIPRPSHENPREAKGLVAP, encoded by the coding sequence CTGGTCAACGCCATGCACATCACCGCGAGCGTCTTCATCAACGACGACGAGTCCGGCCTGCACCATGACTACGAGACCTGGCTCGAAACCCTGGCGCCCCATGCGCCAACCACCCGCTACCAGCACAACCGGACCGGCGAGGACAACGCCGACGCCCACCTGAAGCGCCAGATCATGGGGCGCGAGGTGGTCGTCGCCATCACCGGAGGCAAGCTCGATTTCGGGCCCTGGGAACAGATCTTCTACGGCCGGTTCCAACACCCCGATTGGGTTGTCCAGGGATCTCACCCTCCCGCCTCACCCATCATGGCCGATGCTCGACACTTGGGCGGCGACGGGCGTATTCCTCGCCCATCCCATGAAAACCCCCGCGAAGCGAAAGGGCTGGTCGCGCCGTGA
- a CDS encoding amidohydrolase family protein: MKTPAKRKGWSRREAVAGSGLAAVSLFGLGGTRAGHAAGAPGTEGAAPADPLSEAVASTPFADTHEHLVEEQRRTGWTQPVPLLPCADWALLFSHYLNSDLRVAGMSAADHQRFLAPDTPSDAKWRLLAPHWPGVRHTGYGRAVRLTARQLYGVDDFEERTVPQLAERFRAMVKPGFYETVLRDQAGVESCQVNSLESYFMESRQPQLLLQDLSIVHFGAFSGSNWTRMTDADGGLAGDLAGWHRVIDHAFDRHGPYAVAVKSQTAYQRRLDFADVPAETAAPVFARLRNNDPVTPAERKAFDDHIFWYCVRRATAMGLPVKLHTGYFAGQNGMPLERVGWNPADAAELLRRSPDTTFVLMHIGYPYQEAMLSLAKHYSNAVLDLCWAWIINPEASARFLRDFLVTAPLNKVLTFGGDYIPVEPVVGHAAIARDGLLRTLRGLVHDGWMTLPEAVDLVDPLMRGTARRLFRIEEKQRRLARAPWMLRAGRSRPKPSETGWHPEELG, encoded by the coding sequence ATGAAAACCCCCGCGAAGCGAAAGGGCTGGTCGCGCCGTGAAGCGGTGGCCGGGTCCGGCCTGGCCGCGGTCTCCCTGTTCGGTCTGGGGGGCACAAGGGCCGGGCACGCGGCAGGCGCGCCAGGCACGGAGGGCGCCGCACCGGCGGATCCGTTGTCCGAGGCGGTGGCCTCCACGCCCTTTGCCGACACCCACGAGCATCTGGTCGAGGAACAGCGCCGGACGGGTTGGACCCAGCCGGTGCCGCTGCTGCCCTGCGCCGACTGGGCCCTGCTGTTCAGTCATTACCTCAATTCCGATCTGCGCGTGGCCGGGATGTCGGCCGCGGATCACCAGCGGTTCCTTGCCCCGGACACCCCCAGCGACGCGAAGTGGCGTCTGCTGGCTCCCCACTGGCCAGGGGTCCGTCACACCGGGTACGGCCGCGCCGTCCGCCTCACCGCCCGCCAGTTGTATGGGGTGGACGATTTCGAGGAACGGACGGTCCCGCAGTTGGCGGAACGGTTCCGGGCGATGGTGAAGCCGGGCTTCTACGAGACCGTGCTGCGCGACCAGGCCGGGGTGGAGTCGTGCCAGGTCAATTCGCTCGAGTCGTACTTCATGGAATCGCGGCAGCCGCAGCTCCTCCTCCAGGATCTGAGCATCGTGCATTTCGGGGCGTTCTCGGGATCGAACTGGACCCGGATGACCGACGCCGATGGCGGTCTGGCCGGCGATCTGGCCGGGTGGCACCGGGTCATTGACCACGCCTTCGACCGGCACGGACCCTACGCGGTGGCCGTGAAGTCCCAGACCGCCTACCAGCGGCGCCTCGATTTCGCCGACGTTCCGGCCGAGACCGCCGCGCCGGTCTTCGCCAGACTCCGCAACAACGACCCGGTCACCCCCGCCGAAAGGAAGGCCTTTGACGACCACATCTTCTGGTACTGCGTGCGCCGGGCGACGGCGATGGGACTGCCGGTCAAACTGCACACCGGCTACTTCGCCGGACAGAATGGAATGCCCCTCGAGCGGGTGGGGTGGAATCCGGCGGATGCGGCCGAGCTGCTGCGGCGTTCACCGGACACCACCTTCGTGCTGATGCACATCGGCTACCCCTATCAGGAGGCGATGCTGTCCCTTGCCAAGCACTACTCCAATGCGGTGCTCGACCTGTGCTGGGCGTGGATCATCAACCCCGAGGCCTCGGCCCGGTTTCTGCGCGATTTCCTGGTGACCGCGCCGCTGAACAAGGTCCTGACGTTCGGGGGCGATTACATCCCGGTCGAACCCGTGGTCGGTCATGCCGCCATCGCCCGGGACGGACTTCTGCGCACCCTGCGGGGACTGGTCCACGATGGCTGGATGACCCTGCCCGAGGCGGTGGACCTGGTGGACCCGCTGATGCGCGGCACCGCCCGCCGGCTGTTCCGCATCGAGGAGAAACAACGCCGCCTCGCCCGGGCCCCCTGGATGCTGCGCGCCGGGCGGTCGCGTCCGAAACCCTCCGAGACCGGCTGGCATCCGGAGGAGCTGGGCTGA
- a CDS encoding Gfo/Idh/MocA family oxidoreductase: MKPIPNPSRQGGPLPRRQFLSQSGRAVAGAALAGALPRAGYTAESHTLDVALIGCGGRGTGAAAQAMATQGPVRLRAMADFFERRLSTSLEILRAQSPDRVDVPPDRRFVGLDGYRQAMDSLSRGSVVILATPPAFRPIHLEYAVARGLHVFMEKSFAVDGPGIRRILAAGEEAERRNLKIAGGLMTRHSAMNREAVQRIHDGAIGNVVTVWPYRVHGTVKTLARDPGWNELAWQIANYSSFTWLNGSFLVDWLIHNIDVACWVKDDWPVSVQGMGGRQVRDEPDQLFDHYMAEYTFRDGTRMVAQGRLIDGCWEFFGVQAHGSHGCAVLGEGVPLPRLFRGHQPTPENRLWQFGGERNDPYQTEHDLLFDAIRNDRPWNETRRCAFANLAAIMGRMACESGQRITWEDALNSNLELAPNLDALTPDSPPPVMPDARGRYPIAMPGRTRAV, translated from the coding sequence ATGAAGCCGATTCCGAATCCCTCCCGGCAGGGCGGACCGCTCCCGCGCCGACAGTTCCTCAGTCAATCCGGCAGGGCGGTTGCCGGGGCCGCCCTCGCCGGGGCGTTGCCGCGGGCCGGGTACACGGCGGAGAGCCACACCCTCGACGTCGCGCTGATCGGGTGCGGCGGACGGGGCACCGGGGCCGCCGCCCAGGCCATGGCCACCCAGGGCCCGGTGCGGCTGCGGGCCATGGCCGACTTCTTTGAACGCCGCCTCAGCACCAGTCTGGAGATCCTCCGGGCCCAGTCCCCGGACCGCGTGGACGTCCCGCCGGACCGCCGGTTCGTCGGCCTCGACGGCTATCGTCAGGCGATGGACAGCCTGAGCCGGGGCAGCGTGGTGATTCTGGCGACGCCGCCGGCCTTCCGGCCGATCCACCTCGAGTACGCGGTGGCGCGCGGTCTCCATGTCTTCATGGAGAAGTCGTTCGCCGTCGATGGACCCGGCATTCGCCGCATCCTGGCCGCCGGCGAGGAGGCCGAACGGCGCAACCTGAAGATCGCGGGCGGCCTGATGACCCGCCATAGCGCCATGAACCGCGAGGCGGTCCAGCGCATTCACGATGGGGCCATCGGGAACGTGGTGACCGTCTGGCCGTACCGGGTGCATGGGACGGTCAAGACGCTGGCGCGCGATCCCGGCTGGAACGAGCTGGCCTGGCAGATCGCCAACTACAGCAGCTTCACCTGGCTCAACGGTTCCTTCCTGGTGGACTGGCTGATCCACAACATCGACGTGGCCTGCTGGGTCAAGGACGACTGGCCGGTGTCGGTGCAGGGCATGGGCGGCCGCCAGGTGCGGGACGAACCGGACCAGCTCTTCGATCATTACATGGCCGAATACACGTTCCGGGACGGCACCCGCATGGTGGCCCAGGGGCGGCTGATCGACGGATGCTGGGAGTTCTTTGGCGTCCAGGCCCACGGCAGCCACGGCTGCGCGGTGCTCGGCGAGGGCGTTCCCCTGCCCCGCCTCTTCCGCGGTCACCAGCCCACCCCCGAGAACCGCCTCTGGCAGTTCGGAGGCGAACGGAACGATCCCTACCAGACGGAGCACGACCTGCTGTTCGACGCCATCCGCAACGACCGGCCCTGGAACGAGACGCGCCGGTGCGCCTTCGCCAACCTGGCCGCCATCATGGGAAGGATGGCCTGCGAATCGGGCCAGCGCATCACCTGGGAAGACGCCCTGAACTCCAATCTCGAACTCGCCCCCAATCTCGACGCGCTCACCCCGGATTCGCCCCCCCCGGTGATGCCCGATGCCCGGGGTCGTTACCCCATCGCCATGCCCGGTCGCACCCGCGCGGTGTGA
- a CDS encoding sugar phosphate isomerase/epimerase translates to MGRIHLGINLEFVRHADKPFEWGVRTAAELGYTHVEPMVHWGRELLSEAGYFHSVSMLDDPFRVRRCCEKHGVLLSGLSAHTPLTKPEIGVEYLKQAIRFAADCGAPVVNTDEGPKQPWTTEEEDHVLMRYTLMEAAKVAEPRGLLIGLECHQQYSRTPSGLNRIVRLVRSPAIGINFDTGNSYLAGEDPYRWLKRIVPRLVHLHAKDISLQHSEAERGKVTGTPVGCACGDGLIDWERVIALCRECPRDLVFSVECGTVDQAARSADHLRPLLNA, encoded by the coding sequence ATGGGCCGAATCCACCTTGGCATCAACCTCGAGTTCGTGCGTCACGCCGACAAGCCCTTCGAGTGGGGGGTCCGCACCGCGGCCGAACTCGGCTACACGCACGTCGAGCCGATGGTCCATTGGGGCCGGGAACTCCTCAGCGAAGCGGGTTACTTCCACAGCGTTTCGATGCTCGACGACCCGTTCCGCGTCCGGCGCTGCTGCGAAAAGCACGGGGTCCTTCTCTCCGGCCTGTCCGCCCACACGCCCCTCACCAAACCCGAGATCGGTGTCGAGTACCTGAAGCAGGCGATCCGCTTCGCGGCGGACTGCGGAGCGCCGGTGGTGAACACGGACGAGGGGCCCAAGCAGCCGTGGACCACCGAGGAAGAAGACCATGTGCTCATGCGGTACACCCTGATGGAGGCCGCCAAGGTTGCCGAACCGCGCGGACTCCTCATCGGCCTCGAATGCCATCAGCAGTACAGCCGCACGCCGTCGGGCTTGAACCGCATCGTGCGCCTGGTCCGCAGCCCCGCCATCGGGATCAATTTCGACACCGGCAACAGCTACCTCGCCGGCGAGGATCCTTACCGATGGCTGAAGCGCATCGTCCCCCGCCTGGTTCACCTCCATGCCAAGGACATCTCCCTGCAGCACTCCGAAGCCGAGCGCGGCAAGGTCACCGGCACCCCCGTCGGCTGTGCCTGCGGCGACGGACTGATCGACTGGGAACGCGTCATCGCCCTCTGCCGCGAATGCCCCCGCGACCTCGTCTTCTCGGTCGAATGCGGCACCGTGGATCAGGCCGCCCGGTCCGCAGACCATCTGCGTCCCCTGCTCAATGCGTGA
- a CDS encoding PmoA family protein, producing the protein MKPDTRCRSILLTALTGVLILMPWPASGADRRLSVEASTEVTAWTVRYGPHVILEYAFPRMAHKPYVRVLATLDGENLLRDAPSDHLHHHGLMYAIGVNGLNFWEEVSGSGIQKPVATAPPELGTGPHGQPRARLRQTLHWLASSEAFLPDDARHALLVEERTLTLVPDPARGEVALHWRSEFVVGGRAETVTLTGSSYFGLGLRFAADLDPVARHFRAGGSPDLAGGRQEVGVHPWSGVSFVRPGQPVTVAVVGHPANPRGDPAFFAMASPFAYLSATLGLEREPLLLSAGERFRLDYLVLVSAGPWSPEAVGARAQRWREAPPSP; encoded by the coding sequence ATGAAGCCCGACACGCGATGCCGATCCATCCTGCTCACCGCCCTCACAGGGGTGCTCATCCTGATGCCATGGCCTGCGTCGGGGGCGGACAGGCGCCTGTCCGTTGAAGCCTCGACGGAGGTGACGGCGTGGACCGTCCGCTACGGTCCCCATGTCATCCTCGAATACGCCTTCCCGCGGATGGCCCACAAGCCGTACGTGCGCGTTCTGGCCACGCTCGACGGCGAGAACCTTCTGCGCGACGCCCCGTCCGATCACCTGCACCACCACGGCCTGATGTACGCCATCGGGGTGAACGGCTTGAACTTCTGGGAGGAGGTCTCGGGGTCCGGAATCCAGAAACCGGTGGCCACTGCGCCGCCCGAACTGGGAACCGGCCCCCATGGGCAACCCCGGGCGCGCCTGCGCCAGACGCTTCACTGGCTGGCCTCGTCGGAGGCGTTCCTCCCCGACGATGCCCGCCATGCGCTGCTGGTGGAGGAACGGACCCTGACGCTGGTCCCGGATCCGGCCCGCGGAGAGGTGGCGCTGCATTGGCGTTCGGAGTTCGTGGTCGGCGGCCGCGCCGAAACGGTCACCCTCACCGGATCGAGTTATTTCGGATTGGGCCTGCGGTTCGCGGCGGACCTGGATCCCGTGGCGCGGCATTTCCGGGCGGGCGGTTCCCCGGACTTGGCGGGCGGCCGACAGGAGGTGGGTGTGCATCCGTGGAGCGGGGTTTCCTTCGTGCGGCCCGGGCAGCCGGTGACGGTGGCGGTGGTCGGCCACCCGGCGAACCCGCGGGGGGATCCGGCGTTCTTCGCCATGGCAAGCCCCTTTGCCTACCTCTCCGCCACGCTGGGCCTCGAACGGGAACCACTTCTGCTGAGCGCCGGGGAACGGTTCCGTTTGGACTATCTCGTTCTCGTATCGGCCGGGCCCTGGTCCCCCGAAGCCGTCGGCGCCCGGGCGCAACGGTGGCGGGAAGCCCCCCCCTCCCCATGA